Proteins from a single region of Thermotoga maritima MSB8:
- a CDS encoding nucleotide exchange factor GrpE, with translation MSEKEKKELTQECEELKEKYKELEEYAKRLKAEYENYREEVAREKRELIKNANEYLISKLIPVLDDFERALNQGEKGDAFYEGVKMIYKKLLNVLEKEGLTKIHVGEKFDPFEHEAVERVETEDVEEYTILEVVESGYKFHGKVLKPAKVKVAVKPRKKEERKVEEPSDKKE, from the coding sequence ATGAGTGAAAAGGAGAAGAAGGAACTCACACAGGAATGTGAAGAACTGAAAGAAAAATACAAAGAACTGGAAGAGTACGCAAAAAGGCTGAAAGCTGAATACGAAAACTATCGTGAGGAAGTCGCCCGTGAAAAAAGAGAATTGATAAAGAACGCGAATGAATACCTCATATCGAAACTCATTCCCGTTCTCGATGATTTCGAAAGGGCATTGAATCAGGGAGAAAAGGGAGACGCCTTCTACGAAGGTGTGAAAATGATATACAAAAAACTCCTGAACGTCTTGGAAAAAGAGGGGCTTACAAAGATCCACGTGGGAGAGAAATTCGATCCTTTTGAACACGAAGCAGTTGAAAGAGTAGAAACAGAAGACGTGGAAGAATACACTATCCTTGAGGTAGTAGAGAGTGGTTACAAATTCCACGGGAAAGTCTTGAAACCCGCAAAAGTGAAGGTTGCAGTGAAACCACGAAAGAAGGAAGAAAGGAAGGTTGAAGAACCTTCTGATAAGAAGGAGTGA
- the hrcA gene encoding heat-inducible transcriptional repressor HrcA — MRRLNRKNNEALKKLNDRQRKVLYCIVREYIENKKPVSSQRVLEVSNIEFSSATIRNDMKKLEYLGYIYQPHTSAGRIPTDKGLRFYYEEMLKISKETSEADLAVETFKSMPLADPEKVLFLAGNLLARLTEGYVLIERPNTRDLKILRVMLIPVSEDYLIFSILTEFGVSKVTPIKTQERLNWEEIERQLNFLLRGRTVGEVLMGKIESLKGSGFLRLIESLIGETVERYLDAGLENLLKDETLTLEDIRNLLEEVKDQKFLESLVGEGITVRIGREIGRKKLEKFAVFSGKYFKGESPIGSVYLFTSKVTKYDRNHRVFEYILNRLSEYFTSTSRR; from the coding sequence ATGAGAAGGCTCAACAGGAAGAACAACGAAGCCTTGAAGAAACTGAACGATCGTCAGAGAAAAGTGCTTTACTGCATCGTGAGAGAGTACATAGAAAATAAAAAACCTGTGAGCTCACAGAGAGTTCTGGAAGTGAGCAATATAGAGTTCAGCAGTGCCACTATAAGAAATGATATGAAAAAATTGGAGTACCTTGGATACATATACCAGCCCCACACATCGGCTGGGAGGATTCCAACTGACAAGGGGTTGAGATTTTACTACGAAGAAATGCTGAAAATCTCAAAAGAAACATCAGAAGCGGATCTCGCAGTGGAGACTTTCAAATCGATGCCTCTCGCTGATCCGGAAAAGGTTCTCTTCCTTGCGGGAAATCTTCTAGCTCGATTGACGGAAGGTTACGTCCTCATAGAAAGACCAAACACAAGAGATTTGAAAATACTCAGAGTGATGCTCATTCCTGTTTCGGAAGACTACCTCATTTTTTCCATATTGACGGAATTCGGTGTTTCCAAAGTTACTCCTATCAAAACTCAGGAACGACTGAACTGGGAAGAAATCGAAAGACAGCTCAACTTCCTCCTCAGAGGCAGAACAGTAGGAGAAGTGTTGATGGGTAAAATAGAAAGCCTGAAAGGAAGTGGATTCCTCAGGTTGATTGAATCTCTGATAGGTGAGACTGTCGAGAGATATCTGGATGCAGGTCTTGAGAACCTTCTAAAGGACGAAACGCTCACTCTGGAGGACATCAGAAACCTTCTCGAAGAAGTGAAGGATCAGAAATTTCTCGAGAGCTTAGTTGGAGAAGGCATAACCGTCAGGATAGGAAGGGAAATCGGCAGAAAAAAGCTGGAAAAATTCGCCGTTTTTTCAGGGAAATACTTTAAAGGAGAATCTCCTATCGGGAGTGTGTACCTCTTCACGTCGAAGGTTACGAAGTACGATAGAAATCACAGGGTGTTTGAATACATTCTGAACCGTCTTTCAGAGTATTTCACTTCAACTTCCAGGAGGTGA
- a CDS encoding L-threonylcarbamoyladenylate synthase, with protein MTRVLKVDPLFPDEKVLKEAAELLRNGEVIIFPTETVYGIGADAYNEEACKKIFKLKERPADNPLIVHIHSFKQLEEIAEGYEPHLDFLKKFWPGPLTVIFRKKSEKIPPVVTADLPTVAVRMPAHPVALKLIELFGHPIAAPSANISGRPSATNVKHVIEDFMGKVKLIIDAGDTPFGLESTIVDLTKEKPVLLRPGPVEVERLKELFPELVVPDFVRKGNFKGRPLAPGMKYRHYAPLKPLILVEDLTKMEEVLKKYPDHVVICVEERKELYDDRIVVGSLKNPYSIAQNIFSALREAEKMGKEYIIVEGFEERGILFAVMNRLRKAATEIVR; from the coding sequence GTGACCAGAGTGTTAAAGGTGGATCCCCTCTTTCCCGACGAGAAAGTTCTGAAAGAAGCGGCTGAACTTCTCCGGAACGGAGAAGTGATCATTTTCCCCACCGAAACCGTTTACGGAATAGGAGCGGATGCGTACAACGAAGAGGCCTGCAAGAAAATCTTCAAGCTGAAAGAAAGACCCGCTGACAATCCTCTCATTGTTCATATACATTCCTTCAAACAGCTGGAAGAAATCGCGGAGGGTTACGAACCTCATCTGGATTTTTTGAAAAAGTTCTGGCCGGGGCCGTTGACGGTTATTTTTCGAAAAAAATCCGAAAAGATACCTCCCGTGGTGACTGCTGATCTTCCAACGGTGGCTGTGAGGATGCCAGCACATCCGGTGGCCCTGAAGTTGATAGAACTCTTCGGTCATCCTATAGCCGCTCCAAGTGCAAATATTTCGGGAAGACCCAGCGCTACGAACGTGAAACACGTCATAGAAGACTTCATGGGCAAAGTTAAGCTGATAATCGATGCAGGGGATACTCCCTTCGGCCTGGAGTCCACCATTGTGGACCTCACAAAAGAAAAGCCTGTTCTTCTGAGGCCAGGGCCAGTGGAAGTTGAACGACTGAAAGAGCTCTTTCCGGAACTCGTTGTGCCCGATTTTGTACGAAAAGGGAATTTTAAGGGCAGGCCACTTGCGCCGGGAATGAAATATCGACACTACGCTCCCTTAAAGCCTCTGATACTCGTAGAAGATTTGACGAAGATGGAGGAAGTATTGAAAAAGTACCCGGATCATGTGGTCATCTGTGTTGAAGAGAGAAAGGAACTGTACGACGACAGAATCGTTGTAGGATCTTTGAAAAACCCTTACAGTATCGCCCAAAACATCTTTTCTGCTCTGCGCGAGGCTGAAAAAATGGGGAAAGAGTATATAATTGTTGAGGGATTTGAAGAAAGGGGAATTCTATTTGCGGTGATGAATCGATTGAGAAAAGCGGCAACAGAAATTGTGAGGTGA
- a CDS encoding sensor histidine kinase — protein sequence MEEIKEQNNRLFLLLSIMIMEFSNAKTESDILQGLLNLVRKVVDIKEVVLVDENKRKIWGRDIDIKRFEEFIDWSIRQSNPVFVEDELGYVGIVPVVKQDRMFGSLIVLLNHQPSMEETEIFKVLSFLSAVVLENIKLYRELEETYNYVNVILNGLPEGIFVYSNGEIKFQNEKFKEENFPDEVLRKAISLSEEAISLRTQRVGEVISGEEFFSITSIPLILGSEVQALTIVENVTESKELERLKRIDRMKTEFIANISHELRTPLTAIKAYAETIYNSLGELDLSTLKEFLEVIIDQSNHLENLLNELLDFSRLERKSLQINREKVDLCDLVESAVNAIKEFASSHNVNVLFESNVPCPVEAYIDPTRIRQVLLNLLNNGVKYSKKDAPDKYVKVILDEKDGGVLIIVEDNGIGIPDHAKDRIFEQFYRVDSSLTYEVPGTGLGLAITKEIVELHGGRIWVESEVGKGSRFFVWIPKDRAGEDNRQDN from the coding sequence TTGGAGGAAATAAAAGAGCAGAACAACCGTCTGTTTTTACTCCTTTCAATAATGATAATGGAGTTTTCCAATGCGAAAACGGAAAGCGATATTCTTCAGGGGCTTTTGAACCTGGTAAGAAAAGTTGTTGATATCAAAGAGGTGGTTCTCGTCGATGAAAACAAGAGAAAAATCTGGGGAAGAGACATCGATATAAAAAGATTCGAAGAGTTCATTGACTGGTCCATCAGACAATCCAACCCCGTCTTTGTGGAGGATGAACTCGGTTATGTTGGAATAGTCCCTGTTGTGAAACAGGACAGGATGTTTGGAAGCTTAATTGTGCTACTGAATCACCAGCCATCAATGGAAGAAACAGAGATTTTCAAAGTTCTTTCGTTTCTTTCAGCGGTCGTTCTGGAAAACATAAAGTTGTACAGGGAGCTAGAAGAAACATACAACTACGTGAACGTCATCCTTAACGGTCTTCCAGAGGGGATCTTCGTTTATTCGAATGGGGAAATAAAATTTCAGAATGAGAAGTTCAAAGAGGAGAATTTTCCAGATGAAGTTTTGAGGAAGGCCATTTCTCTGTCAGAAGAGGCAATATCTTTGCGAACACAAAGAGTGGGTGAAGTGATATCTGGGGAAGAATTCTTTTCAATCACCTCGATACCTCTCATCCTTGGTAGCGAAGTCCAGGCGCTGACGATCGTTGAAAATGTGACAGAATCAAAAGAACTCGAAAGACTGAAGCGAATAGACAGGATGAAGACGGAGTTCATAGCGAACATCTCGCACGAGCTCAGAACGCCTTTAACGGCCATAAAAGCTTATGCGGAAACAATTTACAACAGTCTGGGAGAACTGGATCTCAGCACCCTCAAGGAGTTCCTCGAGGTGATAATAGATCAAAGCAACCACCTCGAAAATCTCCTGAATGAGTTACTGGACTTTTCCAGGCTTGAAAGGAAATCCCTTCAAATAAACAGAGAAAAAGTTGATCTCTGTGATCTCGTAGAAAGTGCGGTGAACGCGATCAAAGAATTTGCTTCATCTCACAACGTGAATGTTCTCTTTGAGAGTAATGTTCCCTGTCCTGTGGAAGCTTACATCGATCCAACAAGAATCAGACAGGTACTTTTGAATCTTCTCAACAACGGGGTGAAGTACTCAAAGAAAGATGCTCCTGATAAGTACGTGAAGGTGATCTTGGATGAGAAAGATGGCGGTGTTCTCATAATTGTAGAGGACAACGGTATAGGAATACCGGATCACGCAAAGGATAGGATATTCGAACAGTTTTACAGGGTGGATTCTTCGTTGACCTACGAAGTGCCTGGAACGGGACTCGGCCTTGCCATAACAAAAGAGATCGTGGAGCTTCACGGCGGCAGGATATGGGTGGAAAGTGAGGTGGGTAAGGGATCCAGATTCTTTGTGTGGATCCCAAAAGACCGTGCCGGCGAAGATA